From Rhododendron vialii isolate Sample 1 chromosome 10a, ASM3025357v1, the proteins below share one genomic window:
- the LOC131303489 gene encoding L-ascorbate oxidase homolog isoform X2 produces MGVPQQVILINGQFPGSRLDVVTNDNIIINVINKLDDPFLLTWNGIKQRKNSWQDGVLGTNCPIPPNSNFTYKFQTKDQIGTYTYFPSTLMHKAAGAFGGLNVYARSVIAVPYPTPAEDFTLLIGDWFKTSHKALQQYLDSGKALPFPDGVLINSQTQPTFTGDLGKTYMFRISNIGLSTSFNFRIQGHMMKLVEVEGSHVVQNTYESLDVHVGQSLSVLVTLDQAAKDYYLVASTRFTKTVLTATAVLHYSNSHTLVSGPVPTGPTYQKHWSMKQARTLRWNLTANAARPNPQGSFHYGKITTTRTFVFANSAPLINGKQRYAINRVSYINSDTPLKLADYFNIPGVFNMASIQSLPSEGPAFLSTSVVPVSLHDFIEVVFQNNEKSLQSWHLGGYDFWVVGYGFGQWTNASRKAYNLDDALTRHTVQVYPNSWTAILVSLDNQGMWNVRSAIWNRHYLGQQFYLRVYDPIRSLANEYDIPRNALLCGKAVGQHP; encoded by the exons ATGGGTGTCCCTCAACag gtCATACTTATAAATGGCCAATTTCCTGGTTCTAGACTTGATGTTGTCACCAATGACAACATAATCATCAATGTCATCAATAAGCTGGACGACCCTTTCCTCTTGACATG GAATGGAATTAAGCAGAGGAAGAATTCATGGCAAGATGGTGTGTTAGGGACTAATTGCCCAATTCCTCCCAACTCGAATTTCACTTACAAGTTTCAAACCAAAGATCAGATTGGAACATACACATACTTTCCCTCTACTCTAATGCACAAAGCCGCCGGAGCGTTTGGAGGGCTAAATGTCTATGCAAGATCTGTTATCGCTGTACCATACCCTACGCCTGCTGAGGACTTCACCTTACTTATTGGTGATTGGTTCAAGACCAGCCACAAG GCATTGCAGCAATATTTGGATTCAGGGAAAGCTCTTCCTTTTCCTGATGGCGTCCTCATAAACTCACAGACTCAACCTACCTTCACCGGTGATCTAG GGAAAACCTACATGTTCAGGATTTCAAATATCGGCTTGTCAACATCCTTCAACTTTCGGATTCAAGGCCATATGATGAAGCTAGTTGAGGTTGAAGGATCTCATGTGGTTCAGAACACGTATGAGTCTTTAGACGTGCACGTTGGCCAATCGTTGTCTGTCCTAGTTACCTTGGATCAAGCTGCAAAGGATTACTACCTTGTTGCATCTACACGCTTTACCAAGACTGTTCTCACAGCTACGGCAGTGTTACACTACAGTAACTCTCATACCCTTGTTTCTGGACCTGTGCCGACCGGCCCAACATACCAAAAACACTGGTCCATGAAACAAGCAAGAACCCTCAG GTGGAACTTGACAGCAAACGCAGCCAGGCCCAACCCTCAAGGATCATTCCATTATGGAAAAATCACTACAACAAGGACATTCGTATTCGCCAACTCAGCACCTCTAATAAACGGGAAGCAACGATATGCCATTAACAGGGTCTCCTACATCAATTCCGATACTCCTCTAAAGCTTGCTGATTACTTTAACATCCCCGGAGTCTTTAATATGGCTTCTATCCAAAGCCTTCCGTCTGAAGGCCCTGCGTTCCTCTCCACATCTGTTGTGCCTGTCTCGCTTCATGATTTCATTGAAGTAGTTTTCCAAAACAACGAAAAATCCCTGCAATCTTGGCATCTTGGTGGCTATGATTTTTGGGTTGTTGG TTACGGATTCGGACAGTGGACAAATGCCAGTAGAAAGGCATACAATCTAGACGACGCACTTACAAGACACACTGTGCAG GTGTATCCTAACTCCTGGACAGCTATATTAGTGTCCTTGGACAACCAAGGCATGTGGAATGTGAGGTCTGCAATATGGAACCGGCACTATCTCGGGCAGCAATTCTATCTGAGAGTATACGACCCAATCCGGAGCCTTGCTAATGAATACGACATTCCTCGAAATGCTCTTCTCTGTGGCAAAGCCGTCGGACAGCACCCTTGA
- the LOC131303489 gene encoding L-ascorbate oxidase homolog isoform X1, producing the protein MGRKVLLRSICVTTLLALLSVSLVKAEDPYRYFTWTVTYGTASPMGVPQQVILINGQFPGSRLDVVTNDNIIINVINKLDDPFLLTWNGIKQRKNSWQDGVLGTNCPIPPNSNFTYKFQTKDQIGTYTYFPSTLMHKAAGAFGGLNVYARSVIAVPYPTPAEDFTLLIGDWFKTSHKALQQYLDSGKALPFPDGVLINSQTQPTFTGDLGKTYMFRISNIGLSTSFNFRIQGHMMKLVEVEGSHVVQNTYESLDVHVGQSLSVLVTLDQAAKDYYLVASTRFTKTVLTATAVLHYSNSHTLVSGPVPTGPTYQKHWSMKQARTLRWNLTANAARPNPQGSFHYGKITTTRTFVFANSAPLINGKQRYAINRVSYINSDTPLKLADYFNIPGVFNMASIQSLPSEGPAFLSTSVVPVSLHDFIEVVFQNNEKSLQSWHLGGYDFWVVGYGFGQWTNASRKAYNLDDALTRHTVQVYPNSWTAILVSLDNQGMWNVRSAIWNRHYLGQQFYLRVYDPIRSLANEYDIPRNALLCGKAVGQHP; encoded by the exons ATGGGAAGAAAAGTGTTGCTCCGTTCAATTTGTGTTACTACATTATTGGCTCTCCTGAGTGTTTCTCTGGTGAAAGCAGAGGATCCTTACAGATACTTCACATGGACTGTCACTTACGGAACAGCTTCTCCTATGGGTGTCCCTCAACag gtCATACTTATAAATGGCCAATTTCCTGGTTCTAGACTTGATGTTGTCACCAATGACAACATAATCATCAATGTCATCAATAAGCTGGACGACCCTTTCCTCTTGACATG GAATGGAATTAAGCAGAGGAAGAATTCATGGCAAGATGGTGTGTTAGGGACTAATTGCCCAATTCCTCCCAACTCGAATTTCACTTACAAGTTTCAAACCAAAGATCAGATTGGAACATACACATACTTTCCCTCTACTCTAATGCACAAAGCCGCCGGAGCGTTTGGAGGGCTAAATGTCTATGCAAGATCTGTTATCGCTGTACCATACCCTACGCCTGCTGAGGACTTCACCTTACTTATTGGTGATTGGTTCAAGACCAGCCACAAG GCATTGCAGCAATATTTGGATTCAGGGAAAGCTCTTCCTTTTCCTGATGGCGTCCTCATAAACTCACAGACTCAACCTACCTTCACCGGTGATCTAG GGAAAACCTACATGTTCAGGATTTCAAATATCGGCTTGTCAACATCCTTCAACTTTCGGATTCAAGGCCATATGATGAAGCTAGTTGAGGTTGAAGGATCTCATGTGGTTCAGAACACGTATGAGTCTTTAGACGTGCACGTTGGCCAATCGTTGTCTGTCCTAGTTACCTTGGATCAAGCTGCAAAGGATTACTACCTTGTTGCATCTACACGCTTTACCAAGACTGTTCTCACAGCTACGGCAGTGTTACACTACAGTAACTCTCATACCCTTGTTTCTGGACCTGTGCCGACCGGCCCAACATACCAAAAACACTGGTCCATGAAACAAGCAAGAACCCTCAG GTGGAACTTGACAGCAAACGCAGCCAGGCCCAACCCTCAAGGATCATTCCATTATGGAAAAATCACTACAACAAGGACATTCGTATTCGCCAACTCAGCACCTCTAATAAACGGGAAGCAACGATATGCCATTAACAGGGTCTCCTACATCAATTCCGATACTCCTCTAAAGCTTGCTGATTACTTTAACATCCCCGGAGTCTTTAATATGGCTTCTATCCAAAGCCTTCCGTCTGAAGGCCCTGCGTTCCTCTCCACATCTGTTGTGCCTGTCTCGCTTCATGATTTCATTGAAGTAGTTTTCCAAAACAACGAAAAATCCCTGCAATCTTGGCATCTTGGTGGCTATGATTTTTGGGTTGTTGG TTACGGATTCGGACAGTGGACAAATGCCAGTAGAAAGGCATACAATCTAGACGACGCACTTACAAGACACACTGTGCAG GTGTATCCTAACTCCTGGACAGCTATATTAGTGTCCTTGGACAACCAAGGCATGTGGAATGTGAGGTCTGCAATATGGAACCGGCACTATCTCGGGCAGCAATTCTATCTGAGAGTATACGACCCAATCCGGAGCCTTGCTAATGAATACGACATTCCTCGAAATGCTCTTCTCTGTGGCAAAGCCGTCGGACAGCACCCTTGA